A part of Streptomyces sp. NBC_01451 genomic DNA contains:
- a CDS encoding Tat pathway signal sequence domain protein — MRKIVRRHLGKVVAGTGIAVAGTAVMVAVTLPGSAGADESGGTGTAGSSAGTSGGAGQQPAQEQAAVQPGVVEQLPAEGEKGKGRDPLTDGETARVERIVLNRQLLDSSENVKGGRGPQRIGIDLADPEAADADNPNAPRRADVSYYDYKDDTLVTRTVNLDTGKVERTGTQHGVQPPLSRAETTEATRLLIADPLGAGLKADYKDATGTELTSPDQLLVSSMVYRATPGAQPAVLGTCGDHRCVRLFPKVKNGPWIDARSLVIDLSARKVAQLG, encoded by the coding sequence GTGCGCAAGATCGTGCGCCGCCACCTGGGCAAGGTGGTGGCGGGTACGGGCATCGCGGTGGCCGGTACGGCCGTGATGGTCGCCGTGACACTGCCGGGGTCGGCGGGGGCCGACGAATCGGGAGGCACCGGGACCGCCGGGAGCTCGGCGGGTACGAGCGGCGGCGCGGGGCAGCAGCCCGCGCAGGAGCAGGCCGCGGTGCAGCCGGGTGTCGTCGAACAGCTGCCCGCCGAGGGCGAGAAGGGCAAGGGCCGTGATCCGCTGACCGACGGCGAGACGGCACGGGTCGAGCGGATCGTCCTGAACCGGCAGCTCCTCGACTCCAGCGAGAACGTCAAGGGCGGGCGCGGCCCGCAGCGGATAGGCATCGACCTCGCCGATCCGGAGGCCGCCGACGCGGACAACCCGAACGCGCCCCGGCGCGCGGACGTGTCGTACTACGACTACAAGGACGACACCCTGGTCACCAGGACCGTCAACCTCGACACCGGCAAGGTCGAGCGGACCGGCACCCAGCACGGCGTACAGCCGCCGCTGAGCCGCGCCGAGACGACCGAGGCGACCAGGCTCCTGATCGCCGACCCGCTGGGCGCGGGCCTCAAGGCCGACTACAAGGACGCCACCGGCACGGAACTCACCTCGCCGGACCAGCTGCTCGTCAGCAGCATGGTGTACCGGGCCACTCCGGGCGCCCAGCCCGCCGTACTCGGCACATGCGGCGACCACCGCTGTGTGCGGCTCTTCCCGAAGGTGAAGAACGGGCCGTGGATCGACGCCCGTTCACTCGTGATCGACCTGAGCGCCCGCAAGGTGGCCCAGCTCGGCTGA
- a CDS encoding copper amine oxidase, whose translation MRVNRNSRARGRATAGLVGLSAVALSAGLTTAAGPAAAQPKAGPVPPAECSAPYRIEQKLATGTTWRMCWRYESEAGLVLENVSYQPPGESQPIKVLNSAKLGQIHVPYDDGKAEYSDLTQAGFGQGLMNLAPGECPGGTIKTVKVPEAWDPDNANVKGLCTTTRSRGHAYRMQSDTGNKVWQTQGKDLLVYTVNQVGWYEYITEWRFQDDGTVNMNVGATGSLAPDDYDAGDGRGWPIGKGAKAYATSHSHNVFWRLDFGLDGSSKGKVEQYDSVVSPPVSGQEGPTNRTTRTQVKKELAGDAKNMRWWRVVSATGKNKDGHARSYEIVPAATTKYPGRSFTRHDVYFTEYNKCEQFASDNLGDCGAGAKKSVDGWVNGQTLTHPLVWVNVGFHHIARDEDQQPMPVHWQGFAIAPRDVTAMNPLTPAGLADQNGHVESGS comes from the coding sequence ATGCGTGTCAACAGAAACAGCCGTGCCCGGGGACGGGCGACGGCCGGACTCGTCGGCCTCTCCGCGGTCGCGCTGTCCGCCGGCCTCACCACGGCGGCGGGACCGGCCGCCGCCCAGCCGAAGGCCGGACCCGTGCCGCCCGCCGAGTGCAGCGCGCCCTACCGCATCGAGCAGAAGCTCGCCACCGGCACCACCTGGCGCATGTGCTGGCGCTACGAGAGCGAGGCCGGACTCGTCCTGGAGAACGTCTCGTACCAGCCCCCGGGCGAGTCCCAGCCGATCAAGGTCCTCAACTCGGCGAAGCTCGGCCAGATACACGTCCCCTATGACGACGGGAAGGCCGAGTACAGCGACCTCACCCAGGCGGGCTTCGGCCAGGGCCTGATGAACCTGGCGCCCGGTGAATGTCCCGGCGGCACCATCAAGACCGTGAAGGTCCCCGAGGCCTGGGACCCGGACAACGCGAACGTCAAGGGCCTGTGCACCACGACCCGTTCGCGCGGCCACGCCTACCGCATGCAGAGCGACACCGGGAACAAGGTCTGGCAGACCCAGGGCAAGGACCTGCTCGTCTACACCGTCAACCAGGTCGGCTGGTACGAGTACATCACCGAGTGGCGCTTCCAGGACGACGGCACCGTCAACATGAACGTCGGCGCCACCGGCAGCCTCGCGCCCGACGACTACGACGCGGGGGACGGCCGCGGCTGGCCCATCGGCAAGGGCGCCAAGGCGTACGCCACCAGCCACAGCCACAACGTCTTCTGGCGGCTCGACTTCGGCCTCGACGGCTCCTCCAAGGGGAAGGTCGAGCAGTACGACTCCGTGGTCAGCCCGCCCGTGAGCGGCCAGGAGGGACCGACCAACAGGACGACCCGCACCCAGGTCAAGAAGGAACTCGCGGGCGACGCCAAGAACATGCGCTGGTGGCGTGTCGTCAGCGCCACCGGCAAGAACAAGGACGGCCACGCCCGGTCGTACGAGATCGTCCCCGCCGCCACCACCAAGTACCCGGGCCGCAGCTTCACCCGGCACGACGTCTACTTCACCGAGTACAACAAGTGCGAGCAGTTCGCCAGCGACAACCTGGGCGACTGCGGTGCCGGCGCCAAGAAGTCCGTCGACGGATGGGTCAACGGCCAGACCCTCACCCACCCGTTGGTCTGGGTGAACGTGGGCTTCCACCACATAGCCCGGGACGAGG